One part of the Candidatus Tumulicola sp. genome encodes these proteins:
- a CDS encoding (2Fe-2S)-binding protein, which produces MTVAPAKVLKRLRINGEAIECAFNPNKTLLEVLREDVGLTGTKHGCEMGHCGACCVLIDEEPILSCLALAVESEGHEIRTVEGLAHNGTLHPIQQAFVECGAAQCGYCTPGFLMAGAALVEKKQDLTDDEIRQAISGNLCRCTGYTKIVEAIALAAGRMR; this is translated from the coding sequence GTGACGGTAGCTCCTGCAAAAGTGCTCAAGCGGCTTCGCATCAACGGCGAGGCGATCGAGTGCGCGTTCAACCCAAACAAGACGCTGCTCGAAGTGCTGCGCGAAGACGTCGGGCTGACCGGCACCAAGCACGGCTGCGAGATGGGGCACTGCGGCGCATGCTGTGTGTTGATCGACGAGGAGCCGATTCTATCGTGCCTAGCCCTCGCCGTTGAAAGCGAGGGCCACGAGATCCGCACGGTCGAGGGGCTCGCGCATAACGGCACGCTGCATCCGATCCAGCAGGCGTTCGTCGAGTGCGGCGCGGCGCAGTGCGGCTACTGCACGCCCGGCTTTCTCATGGCGGGCGCTGCGCTCGTGGAGAAAAAGCAAGACCTGACCGACGACGAGATCCGCCAAGCCATCTCCGGCAATCTGTGCCGCTGCACCGGTTACACCAAGATCGTCGAGGCCATCGCATTGGCCGCGGGCAGGATGCGATGA
- a CDS encoding molybdopterin cofactor-binding domain-containing protein, translating into MNDDVRAVSTATNPDGDARAITPASETSSIVARAPQRPKDKPEGFHVVGKALPKLDAYARVTGEDKFADDIFLPQMLYGKMLRSVHAHARITRVDASKALKLPGVVAVATGQDLPVRYGILPSSPDETVMATDRVRYVGDPIACVVADDELTAEEALELIDVEYEPLPAIMSIEQGLRDDLPQIHPNPRRTNNVHKEVHLEFGDVEGGFAQADHIFEDEYFFEGNTHAPIEQHAVVAQYGADGKLTFWCSTQTPHYLHRIAAAVLQLPGSHVRVIAPPVGGGFGGKTEPFAHELAAGYLAMKTGRPVKIALTRQEVFYAHRGRHPVKFKLKTGVRKDGTITAIHLQSWLDGGGYGSYGVATTYYTGALTTVTYKIPAYKFDGCRVFTNKPPCGPKRGHGTTQPRFALEAQLDKIAAALKLDPAEYRKRIAVDPYTTTVNGLRVTSCGLKQCIDAAVERTGFKQKRGRLPSGKGIGLAASSYLCGAGLPVYWNAMPQSAAIVKVDRGGGVTILAGTSECGQGSTHMLGSIVAETLGVDIMDVRVCYGDTDLTPVDLGSYSSRVTFMAGNAARQACEAARKQIAEAAAEKLGIPVERIALANRRAFDIDDPAKQLTFIDAAQAAEAKFGTIVGVGSYAPPRLAAEYKGSGVGPSPAYSYSVCVAEVDVDLDTGEIKVEKLTLAHDVGRALNPDSVEGQIEGGVYMGLGEALYEEWPFRAGEHKIPNLLDYKTPTSLDTPPIEALIIETDDKEGPFGAKEAGQGPLNPVIPAIANAVADAIKARIYSTPITPEKVLKALDASTGATLKLRKVPTPARA; encoded by the coding sequence ATGAACGACGACGTGCGCGCCGTTTCCACCGCGACCAATCCCGACGGCGACGCGCGGGCCATCACGCCCGCCAGCGAGACGTCGAGCATCGTCGCTCGAGCTCCGCAGAGGCCCAAAGATAAACCCGAGGGTTTTCACGTCGTCGGCAAAGCGCTTCCCAAACTCGATGCGTACGCGCGCGTGACGGGCGAGGACAAATTCGCGGACGACATCTTCCTGCCGCAGATGCTCTACGGGAAAATGCTGCGCAGCGTGCACGCGCACGCGCGCATCACGCGCGTCGATGCGAGCAAAGCGCTCAAGCTGCCTGGCGTGGTCGCCGTCGCGACCGGACAGGACCTGCCGGTGCGCTACGGCATCTTGCCCTCCAGCCCGGACGAAACGGTCATGGCGACCGACCGCGTGCGTTACGTCGGCGATCCGATCGCCTGCGTGGTGGCCGACGACGAGCTCACCGCGGAAGAGGCGCTCGAACTCATCGACGTCGAGTACGAGCCATTGCCCGCGATCATGTCGATCGAGCAAGGGCTGCGCGACGACCTGCCGCAGATCCATCCCAATCCGCGGCGCACGAACAACGTGCACAAAGAAGTGCATCTCGAATTCGGAGACGTCGAAGGCGGCTTCGCGCAAGCAGACCATATCTTTGAGGACGAATATTTCTTCGAGGGCAACACGCACGCGCCGATCGAGCAGCACGCTGTCGTGGCGCAGTACGGCGCCGACGGCAAGCTGACGTTCTGGTGCTCCACGCAAACGCCGCACTACCTCCACCGCATCGCGGCGGCGGTGTTGCAACTCCCCGGCAGTCACGTGCGGGTGATCGCGCCGCCGGTCGGCGGCGGTTTCGGCGGCAAGACCGAGCCGTTCGCGCATGAGCTCGCCGCCGGCTACCTGGCGATGAAGACGGGCCGGCCGGTCAAGATCGCGCTGACGCGCCAAGAAGTCTTCTATGCGCATCGCGGCCGGCATCCGGTGAAGTTCAAGCTCAAGACCGGCGTGCGCAAGGACGGCACGATCACCGCGATCCATCTCCAGTCCTGGCTCGACGGCGGAGGGTATGGGTCGTACGGCGTGGCGACCACGTACTACACCGGGGCCTTGACGACGGTCACGTACAAGATCCCCGCGTACAAATTCGACGGCTGCCGGGTGTTCACGAACAAGCCGCCGTGCGGACCCAAGCGCGGGCATGGTACTACGCAGCCGCGCTTCGCGCTCGAAGCGCAACTCGACAAGATCGCCGCGGCGCTCAAGCTGGATCCGGCCGAGTATCGCAAGCGCATCGCGGTCGATCCTTACACCACCACCGTCAACGGACTGCGCGTGACCTCGTGCGGCCTCAAACAGTGCATCGACGCGGCGGTGGAGCGCACGGGGTTCAAGCAGAAACGAGGCAGGTTGCCTTCAGGCAAGGGCATCGGCCTGGCCGCGAGTTCGTACCTGTGCGGCGCCGGCTTGCCGGTGTACTGGAACGCCATGCCGCAGTCGGCTGCGATCGTCAAAGTTGATCGCGGCGGCGGCGTGACCATTCTGGCCGGCACAAGCGAATGCGGACAAGGCTCGACGCACATGCTGGGTTCGATCGTCGCGGAGACGCTGGGCGTCGATATCATGGACGTGCGCGTGTGCTACGGCGACACCGATCTCACGCCCGTCGATCTGGGCTCGTATTCAAGTCGCGTGACGTTCATGGCGGGCAACGCAGCGCGCCAAGCGTGCGAAGCGGCGCGCAAGCAGATCGCCGAGGCTGCCGCCGAGAAACTTGGAATCCCGGTCGAACGGATCGCGCTGGCGAACCGTCGCGCCTTCGACATCGACGATCCGGCAAAGCAGCTGACCTTCATCGACGCCGCGCAGGCCGCCGAGGCGAAGTTCGGCACGATCGTCGGCGTCGGTTCGTACGCGCCGCCCCGCTTGGCAGCGGAATACAAGGGCTCAGGCGTCGGGCCGTCGCCTGCGTACTCGTATAGCGTGTGCGTGGCGGAAGTCGACGTCGATCTCGACACCGGCGAGATCAAGGTGGAGAAGCTCACGCTGGCTCACGACGTCGGACGCGCGCTCAACCCCGATTCGGTCGAAGGGCAGATCGAGGGCGGCGTGTACATGGGACTGGGCGAAGCGCTCTACGAGGAGTGGCCTTTCCGCGCCGGCGAGCACAAGATCCCCAATCTGCTCGACTACAAAACGCCGACCAGCCTCGACACGCCGCCGATCGAAGCGCTCATCATCGAAACCGACGACAAAGAGGGGCCGTTCGGCGCCAAAGAAGCGGGCCAGGGGCCGCTCAACCCGGTGATCCCCGCGATCGCTAACGCGGTGGCTGACGCCATCAAGGCGCGCATCTATTCAACGCCGATCACGCCGGAGAAAGTGCTCAAGGCGCTGGACGCTTCGACGGGCGCCACGCTCAAGTTGCGAAAGGTCCCGACGCCCGCCCGCGCCTGA
- a CDS encoding VOC family protein, with product MGTVAVKKINHAVLKVRSLDRSVKFYRDVFGLEEIARAGGQMAFMRAAGSANHHDLGFLELGPRATEPPPSAVGLFHIAWEVPYIEDLLSVRDVLTKLGALEGASDHGATKSLYGKDPDGNEFEVMWLVPREQWGDHEKSAPTRPLDLEAEVRRFGKAL from the coding sequence GTGGGAACAGTTGCGGTGAAGAAGATCAATCACGCGGTCCTCAAAGTCCGCAGTCTTGACCGTTCGGTCAAATTCTATCGCGACGTCTTCGGCCTCGAAGAGATCGCGCGCGCCGGAGGCCAAATGGCGTTCATGCGGGCCGCGGGGTCGGCCAACCATCACGATCTCGGGTTTCTGGAGCTTGGGCCGCGCGCGACCGAGCCGCCGCCCAGCGCCGTCGGCCTCTTCCACATCGCGTGGGAGGTGCCGTACATCGAAGATCTGCTCTCCGTGCGCGATGTGCTGACCAAGCTCGGCGCGCTTGAAGGCGCAAGCGACCATGGCGCGACCAAATCGCTGTATGGCAAAGATCCGGACGGCAACGAGTTCGAGGTCATGTGGCTCGTGCCGCGCGAGCAGTGGGGCGACCACGAGAAAAGCGCGCCGACGAGGCCGCTCGACCTCGAAGCAGAAGTTCGCCGCTTCGGCAAAGCTCTTTAG
- a CDS encoding AAA family ATPase, producing the protein MSARPVYCGRFVDRREQLELLLERCKAALSGQGSLVLVGGDAGSGKSRLIAEFGARAKTLDARFAESDCYDYVRSPFAPFVSLVRALHAEDPSVIPSIEDSDAALAGLTPELVKKSEAAQRDELRQFDALTEVFRRFAARKATVVVLGDLQWGDDATLRFLQHLVRAIAASPLLVVGTYRQDELSRGHPLRHVLARLSRLPYIWQIKLEPLSDPDMQMFIFHALEGHAPLPTATVDAIRSRSEGNPLFAEELLKSALDSRGAKQIELPPTLREAALERLAHFDASERSILSCAAAIGREFGAEFLAKTLDLTLESVTPTLRKALDLQLVVEKADGAIHYGFRHALIRDAVYDELLAAEARPLHRRIATALEDAGAADDRIAELAYHWWQARDPEKSAQSNERAGDRAFSLYAYHDSVANYERALESEALDGASRARLYRKLARALKRCGFGDRARAALESALDYYESVGDQQEVASACLSLARLCDALADFAGHRAMTLRALSVAESLPSKHSLFSAHVEMARYYIGSHWSGQKALEHLAKAEELKEAAGPRALFRFFEYRSALHAQLGRPSDALDDVTHAAGISEHAGDLQGTIRCWANFGISMAQTGERRLAVEAFERALETARVKQFRGLTASWSVVEFAYACVMHGELERGRELIEQALSANIDMASFRLRLAAAGVLLGLLLDDADLVQRCAGADLVAFALRSSGAYSIACVATFVEHEMAAGRDDAARKLLHEAIEALRTLEVLPAPGDADLLFLSVAKYGDLADIPRAREFLRKSSEITAARSVPAFIALFEAFASTRIHKEGAQIEALEAAELFRELRWPYHEAQALELADRLPEALDIYRHIGDLHDARRLETVLAPVNRRGRAPNALTSRELEISKLIAGGKSNRAVAQALVISERTVESHVSSILSKLQLVSRSELVAKMKVLDS; encoded by the coding sequence ATGAGTGCCAGGCCGGTGTACTGCGGGCGCTTTGTCGACCGGCGCGAACAGCTCGAGCTGCTCCTCGAGCGGTGCAAGGCGGCGCTGTCGGGGCAAGGCTCCCTCGTGCTTGTAGGGGGCGACGCGGGGTCCGGCAAGAGCCGGCTGATCGCGGAGTTCGGCGCCAGAGCCAAGACGCTTGACGCGCGCTTTGCTGAAAGCGACTGTTACGATTACGTACGCTCGCCGTTTGCCCCGTTCGTTTCCCTCGTGCGTGCTTTACACGCCGAGGACCCGAGCGTCATCCCCTCGATCGAGGATTCCGATGCGGCGCTTGCCGGACTGACGCCCGAACTCGTCAAGAAATCCGAAGCGGCACAGCGCGATGAGCTGAGACAGTTCGATGCGCTGACGGAAGTCTTTCGCCGCTTCGCCGCCAGGAAAGCGACCGTTGTCGTGCTCGGCGACCTTCAGTGGGGCGACGACGCGACCTTGCGATTCCTTCAACACCTGGTTCGCGCCATCGCAGCCTCGCCGCTGCTGGTGGTCGGCACGTACCGCCAAGACGAGTTGTCGCGCGGGCATCCGCTTCGGCATGTGCTCGCGCGGCTCTCGCGCCTCCCGTACATATGGCAGATCAAACTCGAACCACTGAGCGATCCCGACATGCAGATGTTCATCTTCCATGCGCTCGAGGGCCATGCGCCGTTGCCGACGGCGACGGTGGACGCGATCCGCTCGAGGTCGGAAGGCAATCCGCTCTTCGCGGAAGAGCTGCTCAAGAGCGCGCTCGATAGTCGCGGCGCCAAGCAGATCGAGCTTCCGCCGACGCTGCGCGAGGCGGCGCTTGAACGTTTGGCGCATTTCGACGCATCGGAGCGATCGATACTCTCGTGCGCCGCCGCCATCGGACGAGAATTCGGGGCCGAGTTCTTGGCGAAGACGCTCGACCTGACGCTGGAGAGCGTGACCCCGACGTTGCGCAAGGCGCTGGACTTGCAGTTGGTCGTCGAAAAAGCGGATGGCGCCATCCACTATGGATTTCGGCACGCACTCATCCGCGATGCCGTCTACGACGAGCTCTTGGCGGCAGAGGCGCGACCGCTGCATCGGCGCATCGCGACGGCGCTCGAAGATGCGGGCGCTGCCGACGACCGTATCGCGGAATTGGCATATCACTGGTGGCAAGCGCGCGATCCCGAGAAATCGGCGCAGTCGAACGAGCGCGCCGGTGACCGCGCGTTCTCGCTCTATGCCTATCACGACAGCGTGGCCAACTACGAGCGGGCGCTCGAATCCGAGGCGCTTGACGGCGCATCGCGCGCGAGGCTGTACCGCAAGCTCGCGCGAGCGCTAAAACGATGCGGTTTCGGCGATCGAGCCCGAGCGGCCCTCGAGTCCGCGCTTGATTACTATGAATCCGTCGGCGACCAGCAGGAGGTCGCAAGCGCCTGCCTCAGCTTGGCGCGGCTATGCGACGCGCTCGCGGATTTCGCGGGCCATCGTGCGATGACGTTGCGCGCCTTGAGCGTCGCCGAGAGCCTGCCTTCCAAGCATTCGCTTTTCAGCGCCCACGTCGAAATGGCGCGATACTACATCGGCTCTCACTGGTCGGGCCAGAAGGCTCTCGAGCATCTGGCCAAGGCGGAAGAGCTCAAGGAAGCCGCAGGCCCCAGAGCGTTGTTCCGCTTCTTCGAATATCGCTCGGCGCTGCATGCGCAGCTTGGGCGGCCTTCCGACGCGCTCGACGACGTGACGCACGCGGCCGGCATCAGCGAGCACGCCGGAGACCTTCAAGGCACGATCCGGTGTTGGGCCAACTTCGGGATCAGCATGGCACAGACCGGCGAGCGACGGCTTGCGGTCGAGGCCTTCGAACGCGCGCTCGAAACGGCCCGCGTGAAACAATTCCGCGGCCTCACCGCGAGTTGGAGCGTGGTGGAATTCGCCTATGCCTGCGTGATGCACGGCGAGCTGGAAAGAGGCCGCGAGCTCATCGAGCAAGCGCTCTCCGCCAACATCGACATGGCGAGCTTTCGCCTCCGCCTCGCGGCGGCAGGCGTCCTCTTGGGGCTGCTCCTCGATGACGCCGATCTCGTCCAGCGCTGCGCCGGCGCCGATCTCGTCGCCTTCGCGCTGCGCTCGAGCGGGGCGTACTCCATCGCGTGCGTGGCCACATTCGTCGAGCACGAGATGGCTGCCGGGCGCGACGATGCCGCCCGAAAACTATTGCACGAAGCCATTGAAGCGCTCCGCACGCTCGAGGTCTTGCCCGCGCCGGGTGACGCGGATCTCCTCTTCCTCTCGGTCGCCAAATACGGCGACCTTGCGGACATACCGCGAGCCAGGGAGTTTCTCCGAAAATCGTCGGAAATCACCGCGGCTCGCTCGGTGCCGGCCTTTATCGCGCTCTTCGAGGCTTTTGCTTCCACGCGCATCCACAAGGAGGGTGCGCAGATAGAGGCGCTCGAGGCCGCGGAGCTATTCCGCGAATTGCGCTGGCCGTATCATGAAGCGCAGGCGCTCGAACTCGCCGATCGCCTGCCGGAAGCGCTCGACATCTACCGCCACATAGGAGATCTGCACGACGCGCGGCGCCTTGAGACGGTGCTTGCGCCGGTCAACCGGCGTGGGCGCGCGCCCAATGCGCTGACCTCACGCGAACTCGAGATCTCAAAACTCATCGCCGGCGGCAAGTCGAACCGAGCGGTCGCGCAAGCGTTGGTCATCAGCGAGCGGACGGTCGAGAGTCACGTTTCTTCGATCCTGAGCAAATTGCAGCTCGTTTCGCGCAGCGAGTTGGTCGCGAAAATGAAAGTACTGGACTCCTAA
- a CDS encoding SAM-dependent methyltransferase, translated as MPGSLTCVGVGIQFGAHASMGARRSIAAADKVLHLAGDQATAAWIDELNPAAESLHGLYALDKPRIDIYNEMVERIMNFVRAGMDVCVVTYGHPGIFAYPTHEAMRLARGEGFPATMLPAISAIDCLYADLGIDPGTNGCQCYEATDFLARRRVFDPCTALVLLQIGLTGDFTHQDVYALKGYQVLLEVLEATYGPDHEIVIYEAARFPVCDAVIQRLPLSKASRARILATSTMFVPPKGPAPLDDAMLERLGLSAESRAQK; from the coding sequence GTGCCAGGCTCGCTGACCTGCGTCGGCGTCGGCATCCAGTTCGGCGCCCATGCCTCCATGGGCGCGCGCCGCTCCATCGCCGCGGCCGACAAGGTCCTCCACCTCGCGGGAGATCAGGCAACCGCAGCATGGATCGACGAGCTCAACCCCGCAGCAGAATCGCTGCACGGGCTCTATGCGCTGGACAAACCCCGCATCGATATCTACAACGAGATGGTGGAACGCATCATGAACTTCGTGCGGGCGGGCATGGACGTTTGCGTCGTGACGTACGGTCACCCCGGCATCTTCGCGTATCCGACTCACGAAGCCATGCGCCTCGCCCGGGGCGAGGGCTTTCCTGCCACGATGCTGCCGGCGATTTCCGCGATTGACTGTCTCTACGCCGATCTCGGGATCGATCCGGGCACGAACGGCTGTCAGTGCTACGAAGCCACCGACTTTCTGGCGCGACGGCGCGTCTTCGATCCGTGCACGGCACTCGTCTTGCTCCAAATCGGGTTGACCGGTGATTTCACGCATCAAGACGTCTACGCACTCAAAGGCTATCAGGTGTTGCTCGAGGTGCTCGAGGCGACGTATGGACCCGACCACGAAATCGTGATCTATGAAGCAGCGCGGTTTCCGGTATGCGACGCCGTTATCCAACGCCTTCCGCTGTCAAAAGCGTCCCGGGCCCGCATTCTGGCCACGTCCACCATGTTCGTTCCGCCCAAAGGCCCCGCGCCGCTTGACGACGCGATGCTAGAACGCTTGGGTCTGAGCGCGGAGTCGCGGGCCCAAAAGTAG